In the Clostridium cellulovorans 743B genome, ACTTTGGTAAATTTAAAAATGAAAATTAAACATTTCTTTTCTAAGAGTAAAAATACAGAAGAAGCAGCAAAAGAAATTATATCTAATATTAAACAAATAGATGAAAAGTTAATTATTTTTTTCGCGTCACCTACTTATGATTTTTCTCGTCTATCTGAAATTCTCTACAGTGCTTTCTCTCACTGTGAAGTAATTGGATGTACTACTTCAGGAGAAATATCTGAAAAAGGGTTTTCTGATGATTCTTTAGTAGCTATGTCTATGGCATCCTCAAATTTAACTGTTAAATCTGTTCTTTTTGAAGATGGATATAAGCATCCCATATTAAAATCTGATGAAATAAAAACAACCCTTCAAACCCTTGGCTTTAACCCTGAATCTCAGAATATTGAAAAAGAAGGATTTGCTCTTACATTGTTTAATGGCTTATACAATCTCGAAGAAAAACTTCTTTCCGTAATATATTCTATAATAAGAAATAAAAACTTTAATGTTTTAGGTGGGACCGCTGGTGATAATCTAGCCTTCAAAGAAACCCTTATATGTCATAACGGTAAAATTATTAACAACGGAGGCTTAGTCACCTTTGTAAAAACAACCGAAAAATTTATGGTATATAAAGAAACGATTTTTAAACCTATGGGCAAATTACTTATCGCTACAAAAGTAGATGTAAGAAATAGAATAGTTTATGAATTTAACAATAAACCTGCTACTACAGAGTATGCTAAAGTCTTAGGAATAGATGAAAGAAATTTATCTGAACATTTTACTATAAATCCGCTAGGCAGAGTCCTTGGTGATGATATATACATATCTACCCCCTTTCAGATAAACTCTGATAAATCCATCTCGCTTTACTGTCAAATTCTCGAAAACTCTACAATTGAAGTTTTAGAACCCTTAGATCCCATTGAAGTTTCAGAAAAAACTGTAGCTTTTATTAAAGAAACTATGCCATCAGCAAACTTTGCCCTTATGTTTAATTGTATCTTAAGAACTCTGTACTTCAAAGAAACACTTATAACTGATAAGTTAACAAAGGTAATTGCTAAAGGCATTCCAAGATTTGTAGGTTTTACGACCTATGGTGAACAACTAAGAACTAGACATTTTAATCAAACCTTAGTTATGATTGTTTTCGAATAAAGGTAGGTGTATATATATGAGACTATTCAAAAATAAAAAAACATTAGCTGAAACAGCAGTAACAATTGCTGAGGATATTCCTAAAGAATCTGATGATTCTTTATACTCTATTAATAAAAATTTAATTAAAGGAACAGAAACCCTAATCACAGCTAATAATCATGCTATTAGCGAAGCAGCAATACATAACTCTGATTTTAACTTTAAAGTAAGAGATATAATGAATTCTTTAAAAAGAGAAGACTCTTTATTAGAAGAACAATCTAATATTGTAGAATCAATTTCCACATCCAACGTCTCAGTAGTAGATTCAGCTAAATTAGTAAAAAATCTTGTTACTGTCACAGATGAAACTATAGAAGAAGGAAATGTTACCTTAAAAAAATTTAAGGAAGAAATATTTGAAATCTCAAGGAGTATTTCTAATTTTAATGTAGTATTCGAAAGTTTGAGTGAAAAAATGGCTCAAATAAATGAATTTATATATATAATTGAAAATATATCCACCCAAACAAACCTTCTTTCTTTAAATGCTAGCATTGAAGCAGCAAGGGCTGGCGAAGCTGGAAAAGGTTTTGCAGTGGTAGCTAATGAAGTAAGAATTCTTGCTGAACAAACTAAAACAGCTTCAACAAAAATTAATACTGCAGTTAATGAAATAAACCAGGAGACTGAAAATATTAGTTCTGAAATAAATACTAGAGTAGAACGAATTAAAGATTTGAGTGTAATTTCTGATGAAACAGTGAAGTTTTTTTCATCAATCAAGAATGCTAATAAAACTACTTTTGAAAGCTTAGAGGATATAATCAAATTAATTGGAGATAATGATAAAAAAGTCAAAGACATGACAAAAATGTTAACTTCCATGACAGAACAATCTGAGTTAAATAAAAGCCATATAAATAACGCTATAAAATCAGCAAGGAATATTTCTGATTGCATTGATGAAATGGCTACTTATAATATTCAATTGGAAGATCTAATTAAAGACTTCTAATTCTTTTATTACTATGGCTTATAACATACATTGCATTTTAAATATTTTGTATAAGAAGAGTGTCCTATCTTATAATCTTTATTCTACTATAAGATAGAACACTTTTTTAGCTAATATATTCTTTCAATTAAAAACAAACTTCCGTTGAC is a window encoding:
- a CDS encoding methyl-accepting chemotaxis protein, producing the protein MRLFKNKKTLAETAVTIAEDIPKESDDSLYSINKNLIKGTETLITANNHAISEAAIHNSDFNFKVRDIMNSLKREDSLLEEQSNIVESISTSNVSVVDSAKLVKNLVTVTDETIEEGNVTLKKFKEEIFEISRSISNFNVVFESLSEKMAQINEFIYIIENISTQTNLLSLNASIEAARAGEAGKGFAVVANEVRILAEQTKTASTKINTAVNEINQETENISSEINTRVERIKDLSVISDETVKFFSSIKNANKTTFESLEDIIKLIGDNDKKVKDMTKMLTSMTEQSELNKSHINNAIKSARNISDCIDEMATYNIQLEDLIKDF
- a CDS encoding FIST signal transduction protein, whose protein sequence is MKIKHFFSKSKNTEEAAKEIISNIKQIDEKLIIFFASPTYDFSRLSEILYSAFSHCEVIGCTTSGEISEKGFSDDSLVAMSMASSNLTVKSVLFEDGYKHPILKSDEIKTTLQTLGFNPESQNIEKEGFALTLFNGLYNLEEKLLSVIYSIIRNKNFNVLGGTAGDNLAFKETLICHNGKIINNGGLVTFVKTTEKFMVYKETIFKPMGKLLIATKVDVRNRIVYEFNNKPATTEYAKVLGIDERNLSEHFTINPLGRVLGDDIYISTPFQINSDKSISLYCQILENSTIEVLEPLDPIEVSEKTVAFIKETMPSANFALMFNCILRTLYFKETLITDKLTKVIAKGIPRFVGFTTYGEQLRTRHFNQTLVMIVFE